The Aureitalea marina genome includes a window with the following:
- a CDS encoding tail fiber domain-containing protein: MFVSSIGAFAQVGINTTTPADGAMLDIESTSKGLLIPRVALTSTAVSAPVTPEPVTGVLVFNTATDGTAPNDVVPGFYWWDGTEWVTLEAAAEVSPDDLDEKWDLEGNAGTDQDVNFVGTTDNTGLTMRTNNTERFRVTTQGGGQVIGMQDGTPGNPFYSFNSDPSAGLWTNAVGELDFSINSYRYININGNATGSQRGEVTLNPGSFDIDFIVQTANTNAAMVVNGENDNVGLGTTAPDASSQLQLADPDKGLLINKVVLSATDNASPITSPATGLMVYNLVSAGSGATAVSPGFYSWDGSAWVPFVRSIDDLSDARSDVDGSNNGSSVFFGIDSGASDDGTNNKNVGIGYQSLVSGAGENNTAIGYQSAGSTAGGSGNTAIGKGALTSNTSGNNNTAIGLNALSSSTTSGGNIAIGKDAMSSSNGATANVAIGTNALQVSTTDGNTNIAMGSNSMLANTTGSQNVALGVSTLRENLTGGNNMALGVYSLRWSTEGEGHTAVGPYALNKYVGPSTDKGNTAIGNLTINALTTGGGNVGIGFESFRFGLQGDDNTMIGKFTGFHAGRDGTKIDENVFIGASAGFASTGSRNVYIGASAGSYSVGGPPPTTYSTGSDNVFIGNSVGKNSTAGAMSNTLLIDNSSTTQSLIYGDFSNDEVGINWDYSTTPSLPNTLSVNGDASKTTSGNWLANSDRRLKKDINTIKPNEALDMITQLRGVTYHWNDNQTGLDRPETIQYGFVAQELMEVFPEKVTKDGLGFYQTAYGDYDALFVQAFKELKAQNEEKDERIAELEDKLQQMEALADRLSALETKLGVGETDSAKNED; the protein is encoded by the coding sequence ATGTTTGTATCCAGTATAGGTGCATTCGCTCAAGTAGGAATCAACACTACCACTCCAGCAGATGGAGCCATGCTGGATATCGAGTCTACAAGCAAGGGATTATTAATTCCCAGAGTAGCATTAACATCTACAGCAGTAAGCGCACCAGTAACCCCAGAACCGGTAACAGGTGTCTTAGTTTTCAATACAGCAACTGATGGGACCGCTCCCAATGATGTTGTACCTGGATTTTACTGGTGGGATGGAACTGAGTGGGTAACTCTCGAGGCTGCCGCCGAAGTAAGCCCTGACGATTTAGATGAAAAGTGGGATCTGGAAGGAAATGCCGGAACGGATCAGGATGTCAACTTTGTTGGGACAACAGACAATACCGGACTGACCATGCGCACCAACAATACGGAGCGTTTTCGTGTTACAACACAAGGAGGCGGACAAGTTATAGGTATGCAAGATGGTACGCCTGGAAACCCATTCTATTCTTTTAATAGTGACCCTTCTGCCGGACTCTGGACTAATGCAGTTGGAGAGCTCGATTTTTCCATCAATAGTTACAGATATATCAACATCAACGGAAATGCGACCGGAAGTCAGCGAGGAGAAGTTACTTTGAACCCCGGTAGTTTTGACATTGATTTCATCGTTCAGACAGCCAATACAAATGCAGCTATGGTTGTAAACGGTGAGAATGACAACGTTGGTCTGGGAACAACTGCTCCGGATGCTAGCTCGCAACTACAATTGGCGGACCCGGATAAAGGATTACTGATCAACAAAGTTGTGCTTTCCGCAACGGACAATGCATCGCCCATCACATCGCCAGCAACAGGGCTTATGGTATATAACTTAGTCTCTGCTGGTAGTGGAGCAACTGCCGTTTCTCCAGGTTTCTATTCCTGGGATGGTTCGGCTTGGGTACCTTTTGTAAGGAGCATCGATGATCTTTCAGACGCCAGATCAGACGTCGACGGCTCCAATAACGGATCGTCCGTATTTTTTGGAATCGATTCAGGTGCCAGCGATGATGGTACTAATAACAAAAATGTCGGGATTGGATATCAAAGTTTGGTGTCAGGTGCCGGAGAAAACAATACGGCAATTGGATATCAATCTGCCGGATCTACTGCTGGTGGTTCAGGTAATACCGCAATTGGAAAAGGAGCCTTGACCTCCAACACTTCAGGTAATAACAATACCGCTATTGGTCTAAACGCTTTATCTTCGAGTACTACCAGTGGTGGAAATATCGCTATAGGTAAAGATGCCATGAGCTCCAGTAATGGCGCTACAGCAAATGTTGCCATCGGAACCAATGCATTGCAGGTTTCAACAACCGACGGGAATACCAATATTGCGATGGGAAGTAATTCCATGCTCGCTAACACAACTGGAAGTCAAAATGTTGCTCTTGGAGTATCTACACTTCGGGAAAATTTAACAGGTGGTAATAATATGGCCTTAGGTGTGTATTCCCTTCGATGGAGTACAGAAGGCGAAGGTCACACCGCTGTTGGCCCATACGCCTTGAACAAGTATGTGGGTCCATCCACCGACAAGGGAAATACAGCCATAGGTAATTTAACTATTAACGCCCTTACTACTGGAGGAGGTAACGTCGGAATCGGATTCGAATCTTTCCGATTTGGTCTTCAAGGGGACGACAACACCATGATCGGGAAGTTCACTGGTTTCCATGCCGGTAGAGATGGAACCAAGATCGACGAGAATGTGTTTATCGGCGCCTCCGCAGGTTTTGCCAGCACCGGCAGTAGAAATGTCTACATTGGAGCCTCCGCTGGATCTTACAGTGTTGGAGGACCACCTCCAACTACCTACTCCACAGGTAGCGACAACGTATTTATTGGCAACTCCGTAGGAAAGAACTCTACTGCGGGAGCAATGTCAAACACCTTATTGATAGACAATTCTAGCACAACCCAATCCCTTATCTACGGAGATTTCTCCAACGACGAAGTTGGAATCAACTGGGACTATTCCACTACGCCAAGCTTGCCAAACACTTTGTCTGTAAATGGAGACGCCTCTAAAACGACCTCTGGTAACTGGCTGGCCAATAGTGATCGCCGATTAAAAAAGGATATCAATACTATTAAGCCCAATGAGGCCTTGGATATGATCACCCAATTGCGAGGAGTGACCTATCATTGGAATGACAACCAAACTGGACTTGATCGTCCTGAAACGATACAGTACGGATTTGTTGCACAGGAATTGATGGAAGTTTTCCCCGAGAAAGTAACCAAAGACGGTTTGGGCTTCTATCAAACGGCCTATGGTGACTATGACGCTCTATTTGTTCAAGCCTTTAAAGAATTGAAAGCCCAGAATGAGGAGAAAGATGAGCGTATTGCCGAATTGGAAGATAAATTACAACAAATGGAGGCCTTGGCAGACAGACTTAGCGCCCTGGAAACAAAACTAGGTGTTGGAGAGACGGATTCTGCAAAGAACGAAGACTAA
- a CDS encoding T9SS type A sorting domain-containing protein, with product MKKGILPILTFLCFSLSMAQTTYYVDATGGDDLKLGTTESEAWQTLSKVNSSTFSPGDQILFKSGEEFLGKLIPPSSGTAGNQIVFGKYGGDARPIINGYNYKECINASGKEYLTFQDLELINNSDDDTGIIDTCTNPDCTNGAEQKRYGFYANSQNGLRRSFVFDNMKIHNIYPRDPDSKGEYNGFAIQFTGFGATDPNYFDGITIQNSELYDVGILGVSINKWGTFATSNIHKNVTITNNYIHHTGGSGIVFFEVDGYLIENNLITYTGDYTMDVGHSPSRQRGRGSGFWCVRTYNGLLQYNEFSHAHGPKDSCGAHIDIGNDNVIIQYNLSWDNAGGFAEYMGDNTNCIYRYNISINDGWRVKFDNTIVPEPTIATHPQMFTAKGERNGQPGSAVWFSNYFGPSLPDVGSFNNSVYNNTFFIGKHIEDTWEVDIDAHIEFENLTDNNEVKNNLFYVSGSSTISYVKEAGAGAGNIMDNNMYNKEAPTDAYFMGPNDIYPPNGWPLLANAGGLDPADYKIAPSSPAIDMGVTMAGNGGIDYFGNSLPGAGSTDIGAHQTFSCGSSKGYTAGGWDSGVGPTTSDLVTLTSDYSTAIEGNFEACQLIVNSGTTLTIAAGDHIKINGSVTIRGDLVIEHGGSLVQVDDGAIVKRTNSGSINVEVTTPNLLRDDFMAMGSPMSGETRADVFGGVRNVQYHTPSNFIPNVAVPGSTNFADDNRDFWQNYTSGNLNLGEGYLIFPQDNPSGTVDLTFSQGTLNNGLVTVPKIYNGAGVNPAGTPNIYSNPYASPISADDFLSANGLTDVYFWEHITAPHSGIPGPYGRNYSMDDISIYNDISGGLAAANDGGSSTQPNGIISTSQGFGVLATSSGNVTFNNSMRLTTGNTTLRTQDLELDRMWFRVSSDAFEYPLGSNTLIAYNPEATDGLDAGDTNRLDTSVSLYSTISGTNKHLTIQSLEEFDQEDKISMGFSTLVEADLEYTFELTQTQGTQLGDRSIYLIDNLLGTITDLTQESHSFRSGAGDQPGRFTLQFEYQTLATSQNELEAIGMYPNPTDGVLNIASPQSPITEVKIFDLQGREVLSQVVHERVTQLDINDLNQSIYMIKISTASGHLVKKLVKR from the coding sequence GTGAAAAAAGGAATACTACCTATCCTGACCTTTTTGTGCTTTAGTTTATCTATGGCTCAGACAACTTACTATGTCGATGCAACTGGTGGAGACGATCTGAAACTTGGAACCACCGAGTCAGAGGCATGGCAAACACTGAGCAAAGTCAATTCATCGACCTTCTCACCTGGAGATCAAATCCTGTTCAAATCCGGAGAGGAGTTTCTGGGAAAACTCATACCACCTTCTAGTGGAACCGCAGGAAACCAGATCGTTTTTGGAAAGTATGGCGGTGATGCCCGGCCTATAATCAACGGATATAATTATAAGGAGTGCATTAATGCGAGTGGTAAAGAATACCTGACTTTTCAGGATTTAGAACTTATTAACAATTCCGACGATGATACAGGAATAATTGATACTTGTACCAATCCAGATTGTACTAACGGAGCCGAACAGAAGCGGTATGGTTTCTATGCCAATTCGCAGAATGGTCTCAGAAGAAGCTTTGTTTTTGACAACATGAAGATTCATAATATATACCCCCGCGACCCAGACTCAAAAGGCGAGTATAATGGGTTTGCTATTCAATTCACTGGCTTCGGAGCTACTGATCCAAATTACTTTGACGGAATTACCATCCAGAATAGTGAATTGTACGATGTTGGTATACTCGGAGTGAGTATTAATAAATGGGGAACTTTTGCCACTTCGAACATCCATAAGAATGTGACCATTACGAACAACTATATCCATCATACCGGTGGGTCGGGCATCGTTTTCTTCGAGGTAGATGGTTACCTGATCGAGAATAACCTAATTACCTACACTGGTGATTATACCATGGACGTTGGACATTCACCTTCACGACAACGGGGAAGAGGTAGTGGTTTCTGGTGTGTTCGGACCTATAACGGACTCCTACAATACAATGAGTTCTCCCACGCACATGGGCCTAAAGATTCTTGTGGGGCACATATCGATATCGGAAATGACAATGTGATCATCCAATACAATTTGAGCTGGGACAATGCTGGTGGTTTTGCTGAGTATATGGGGGATAATACTAATTGTATATACCGCTATAACATCAGTATAAATGATGGTTGGCGAGTTAAGTTTGACAATACTATAGTCCCGGAACCCACCATTGCGACCCATCCACAAATGTTTACTGCCAAGGGAGAACGCAATGGACAACCCGGATCGGCGGTGTGGTTTTCCAATTATTTTGGTCCATCACTCCCTGATGTAGGTTCATTCAATAATTCAGTATACAACAATACCTTTTTCATTGGTAAGCACATTGAAGATACCTGGGAAGTTGACATCGATGCCCATATCGAGTTTGAGAACTTGACGGACAATAACGAGGTTAAGAACAACCTATTCTATGTTTCTGGAAGCAGCACTATTTCCTACGTCAAAGAAGCGGGTGCTGGTGCCGGAAATATAATGGACAACAATATGTACAATAAAGAGGCTCCTACAGATGCTTATTTCATGGGACCTAATGACATTTATCCGCCCAATGGATGGCCACTGTTAGCCAATGCCGGAGGATTAGATCCTGCAGATTACAAGATCGCACCAAGTTCGCCAGCCATTGATATGGGAGTTACCATGGCCGGAAATGGAGGAATCGATTACTTTGGAAATAGTCTGCCGGGAGCAGGTTCGACGGATATCGGTGCTCACCAGACGTTTTCCTGCGGAAGCAGCAAAGGGTATACAGCCGGAGGGTGGGATTCTGGTGTAGGTCCAACGACTTCGGATTTGGTCACCTTAACTTCCGATTATTCGACGGCCATAGAAGGAAATTTTGAAGCTTGTCAGTTGATCGTGAACAGTGGGACTACCTTGACCATTGCGGCCGGCGATCACATTAAGATCAATGGAAGTGTGACTATTCGTGGAGATTTGGTTATAGAGCATGGCGGAAGCCTGGTACAGGTTGATGACGGTGCAATTGTGAAGCGAACTAATAGTGGATCGATCAATGTTGAGGTCACAACCCCTAATCTTTTACGAGATGACTTTATGGCCATGGGAAGTCCCATGAGCGGAGAAACTCGTGCTGATGTCTTTGGTGGTGTACGTAATGTTCAATACCATACTCCGTCAAATTTTATCCCGAATGTCGCTGTTCCTGGATCGACAAACTTTGCTGACGACAACCGTGATTTCTGGCAGAACTATACCAGCGGCAATCTCAATTTAGGGGAAGGCTACTTAATCTTCCCTCAGGATAACCCTAGTGGAACTGTCGATTTGACCTTTAGCCAAGGAACCCTGAACAACGGGCTGGTTACAGTTCCTAAGATCTACAATGGTGCTGGTGTAAATCCCGCAGGAACACCAAATATCTATTCCAATCCTTATGCTTCGCCGATCTCGGCGGATGATTTCCTATCGGCCAATGGGTTAACGGATGTTTACTTTTGGGAGCATATTACAGCACCTCATTCCGGTATACCTGGTCCTTACGGTAGAAACTATTCCATGGACGATATTTCGATCTATAACGACATATCCGGTGGATTGGCAGCGGCCAACGATGGCGGCAGCAGTACTCAGCCTAACGGGATCATCTCGACGTCTCAAGGATTCGGTGTACTGGCCACCTCTAGTGGTAATGTCACCTTTAACAATAGTATGCGCCTGACCACGGGTAATACGACCCTAAGGACTCAAGACCTGGAATTGGATAGGATGTGGTTTAGGGTAAGCAGTGACGCCTTTGAGTACCCGTTGGGTAGTAATACCCTGATCGCTTACAATCCAGAGGCTACCGATGGTCTGGATGCCGGGGATACTAACAGGCTGGATACTTCGGTATCGCTTTACAGTACCATCAGCGGTACCAATAAACATCTCACCATTCAGTCATTGGAGGAATTCGACCAGGAGGATAAGATCTCCATGGGCTTCTCGACCTTGGTGGAGGCAGACCTGGAATACACCTTCGAGCTTACCCAGACACAAGGGACACAGCTTGGAGATCGTTCGATCTATCTGATCGACAATCTGCTGGGTACGATCACGGACCTGACCCAGGAGAGCCATAGCTTCAGATCAGGAGCAGGGGATCAACCAGGACGCTTTACGCTTCAGTTTGAGTACCAGACTCTGGCCACTTCTCAGAATGAGTTGGAAGCCATCGGCATGTATCCAAACCCTACCGATGGGGTATTGAACATAGCATCTCCCCAAAGCCCAATTACCGAGGTAAAGATATTTGACTTACAAGGGAGAGAAGTTCTAAGTCAGGTTGTACATGAAAGAGTTACACAATTGGACATCAATGATCTAAATCAGTCCATATATATGATAAAGATTTCCACGGCAAGTGGACACCTTGTAAAGAAATTGGTCAAAAGGTAA
- a CDS encoding DoxX-like family protein codes for MYSKNNWLIKAITLSTAFVFAGRAYQFLFFDAPFRALLWDEGIMKPVVEGLFATDWSNYVGSSAVDTGIQLSIRITGWIFVLACLAALTLTKSNRRFNRVVLIIGGILLFGLSALYMKEKFFHYGQFFEYSIQFSMPFLLLYVTHQSFKRERLLFTLKILIAFTFTAHGLYAIGYYPVPGKFIDMTIASLGVNETTARLFLNIAGILDIALAVLIFIPKMARYALAYAAIWGFLTAFARITGTIHYDMLGLTLNQSIYQVVYRLPHGLVPLIAFMLIGAQSAFKTPTKSYQLSRTES; via the coding sequence ATGTATTCAAAAAACAACTGGCTGATTAAGGCCATTACACTATCGACGGCTTTTGTTTTTGCCGGTCGTGCCTATCAATTCTTATTCTTTGATGCCCCGTTTCGTGCATTACTTTGGGACGAAGGTATCATGAAACCCGTTGTAGAAGGTCTGTTTGCAACAGATTGGTCTAACTATGTTGGTAGTTCTGCAGTAGATACGGGAATTCAACTCTCCATTCGGATAACGGGCTGGATATTCGTCCTGGCCTGCCTTGCCGCCTTGACCCTTACCAAATCCAATAGACGGTTTAACCGGGTTGTACTGATCATAGGAGGTATCCTCCTCTTTGGGTTGTCCGCCCTATATATGAAGGAGAAATTCTTTCACTACGGTCAGTTCTTCGAGTATAGTATTCAATTCTCCATGCCGTTCTTGCTTTTATATGTGACCCATCAGTCCTTTAAGCGTGAGCGCCTGCTGTTTACCTTGAAAATATTGATCGCATTCACTTTTACAGCCCACGGATTATATGCTATCGGATATTATCCGGTACCAGGAAAATTCATAGATATGACCATAGCCAGTCTTGGCGTGAATGAGACCACGGCCAGATTGTTCCTGAATATAGCCGGGATACTGGATATAGCCTTGGCGGTATTGATATTTATTCCCAAAATGGCCAGGTATGCCCTTGCCTATGCAGCGATCTGGGGATTCCTGACGGCATTTGCCCGTATAACGGGAACCATACACTACGATATGCTGGGGCTGACACTTAATCAGTCCATCTACCAGGTAGTTTATCGATTGCCCCACGGATTGGTGCCCTTAATTGCCTTCATGCTCATAGGTGCCCAATCTGCCTTTAAGACCCCAACTAAATCTTATCAACTTTCAAGAACCGAATCATGA